One genomic window of Channa argus isolate prfri chromosome 5, Channa argus male v1.0, whole genome shotgun sequence includes the following:
- the smarcd1 gene encoding SWI/SNF-related matrix-associated actin-dependent regulator of chromatin subfamily D member 1: MAARGGFQTAPTGGGGGAMGPGPPVPGAGPGMGPGTPSGRMGPSSAAQNHMYRSPMPGPGYPRPGMPPSSRMTPQGPAMGPPGYGSSPVSRPGMPGVMDPSRKRPAPQQIQQVQQQQNRNQHTKKKKMADKILPQRIRELVPESQAYMDLLAFERKLDQTIMRKRLDIQEALKRPIKQKRKLRIFISNTFNPAKPDAEDGEGTVASWELRVEGRLLEDTAVSKYEATKQKRKFSSFFKSLVIELDKDLYGPDNHLVEWHRTATTQETDGFQVKRPGDVGVRCTVLLMLDYQPPQFKLDPRLARMLGIHTQTRPVIIQALWQYVKTHKLQDPHEREFINCDKYLQQIFETQRMKFSEIPQRLHALLMPPEPIIINHVISVDPNDQKKTACYDIDVEVDDTLKTQMNSFLLSTASQQEIAGLDNKIHETIETINQLKTQREFMLSFARDPQGFINDWLQSQCRDLKTMTDVVGNPEEERRAEFYYQPWAQEAVCRYFYSKVQQRRQELEQALGIRNT; this comes from the exons ATGGCGGCCAGAGGGGGGTTTCAGACGGCACCGACGGGTGGAGGTGGCGGAGCAATGGGACCTGGACCTCCAGTACCTGGTGCAGGACCGGGCATGGGGCCCGGAACTCCTTCTGGAAGGATGGGACCGTCCTCGGCCGCTCAAAACCACATGTATCGCTCCCCGATGCCCGGGCCTGGCTACCCG AGACCAGGCATGCCACCATCCAGCCGTATGACCCCACAGGGACCAGCAATGGGCCCCCCAGGATACGGCAGCAGCCCGGTTTCCCGCCCTGGGATGCCTGGTGTGATGGACCCATCTCGTAAGCGGCCGGCTCCTCAACAGATTCAGCaggttcagcagcagcagaaccgCAACCAGCA cacaaagaagaagaagatggcTGATAAAATTCTACCTCAGAGG ATCAGGGAACTGGTCCCAGAGTCTCAGGCATACATGGACCTGCTAGCTTTTGAGAGAAAGCTGGACCAGACCATCATGCGCAAGAGGCTGGACATTCAAGAGGCCCTCAAAAGGCCCATTAAA caaAAGAGAAAGCTTCGGATCTTCATTTCAAACACCTTCAACCCTGCAAAGCCTGATGCTGAGGATGGAGAAGGCACAGTTGCATCGTGGGAGTTGCGTGTTGAGGGGCGTCTGCTAGAAGAT ACAGCTGTGTCTAAATATGAAGCCACCAAACAGAAAAGGAAGTTCTCCTCATTCTTCAAGTCTCTGGTGATTGAGTTAGACAAGGACCTGTACGGTCCAGATAACCACCTTGTGGAA TGGCATAGGACTGCCACCACCCAGGAGACAGATGGTTTCCAGGTGAAGAGGCCAGGTGACGTGGGTGTTCGTTGCACTGTCCTGCTCATGCTTGACTACCAG CCTCCTCAGTTCAAGCTGGACCCCCGGTTGGCTCGTATGCTGGGAATCCACACCCAGACCCGACCTGTCATCATTCAGGCCCTATGGCAGTACGTTAAGACCCATAAGCTTCAAGACCCTCATGAGCGCGAGTTCATCAACTGTGACAAGTACCTGCAGCAG ATCTTTGAGACCCAGCGAATGAAGTTCTCTGAGATCCCACAGCGCTTGCATGCACTCCTAATGCCTCCAGAGCCCATTATCATTAACCATGTGATCAG TGTGGACCCCAATGACCAAAAGAAGACTGCTTGCTATGACATTGATGTGGAGGTGGACGACACActgaaaacccagatgaactCTTTCCTGCTCTCCACAGCCAGTCAGCAGGAAATAGCTGGCCTGGACAACAAG ATCCACGAAACCATTGAGACCATTAACCAGCTGAAGACCCAGAGAGAGTTCATGCTGAGCTTTGCCAGAGATCCTCAGGGCTTTATCAACGACTGGCTGCAGTCACAATGCAGAGACCTCAAG